The following proteins are encoded in a genomic region of Fervidobacterium pennivorans DSM 9078:
- a CDS encoding transglutaminase domain-containing protein encodes MEERFRMFVLIVWVLLCSMIFAKVYQVYSVDDIEKAIATDILNYEQATVLRAKGINNASMLKVIGTIIESLPEKLFIERWEAKSLEQEGTVETTITYIYTETVAQRKVVDEFISKNLPVIVGNAKSDLEKVFAINEWIKAYITYDESYSHKSVYETLKDRTGVCQGYALLFYKLAKGAGLSVYLVSGQAKPAEASADKLQPHAWNIVKVEDSWYYIDTTWNDSTGTNAYFLFGKNQARYSHYPTTKVPAAVSTKSYAEKLYEEIVAGNSRSLNLFNSLYGNLIEKYDDFVIYLTNVLKNRNSKPEVKFVSSASFVTRYLSRAMQEAMFKLNLTSVSYDYSHLYLFTFEGKDFFIWTLSFSRK; translated from the coding sequence ATGGAAGAAAGGTTTCGAATGTTTGTTCTTATTGTTTGGGTACTGCTATGTAGTATGATTTTCGCAAAAGTCTATCAAGTTTACTCAGTTGATGATATCGAGAAGGCTATAGCTACAGATATATTGAATTACGAGCAGGCAACGGTGCTTAGAGCAAAAGGGATTAACAATGCTTCAATGCTCAAGGTAATAGGTACGATAATAGAAAGCCTTCCGGAAAAGCTGTTTATTGAGCGTTGGGAGGCAAAATCACTTGAGCAGGAAGGCACAGTTGAAACAACGATTACGTATATCTATACAGAAACGGTAGCGCAGCGAAAAGTGGTTGATGAGTTCATATCCAAAAATCTACCTGTTATTGTTGGCAATGCGAAGAGTGATTTAGAGAAGGTTTTTGCAATTAACGAATGGATAAAGGCATATATCACGTACGATGAGTCTTACTCGCACAAGAGCGTCTATGAGACTTTGAAAGATAGAACCGGGGTTTGTCAAGGATATGCACTTTTGTTCTACAAGCTTGCAAAAGGAGCGGGGCTCAGCGTTTACCTTGTAAGTGGGCAGGCGAAACCTGCTGAAGCATCGGCTGATAAATTGCAACCACATGCTTGGAATATAGTAAAAGTTGAAGATAGTTGGTATTACATAGACACCACTTGGAACGATAGTACTGGCACTAATGCGTACTTTCTTTTTGGTAAAAACCAAGCACGCTATTCTCACTATCCTACAACAAAAGTTCCGGCTGCCGTTTCAACAAAGAGCTATGCAGAGAAACTCTACGAGGAGATAGTCGCCGGAAATAGCCGGTCGCTCAATTTGTTTAATTCATTGTATGGGAATTTGATAGAAAAGTACGATGATTTTGTGATATACCTAACGAATGTTCTGAAAAATAGGAACAGTAAACCTGAAGTAAAGTTCGTGTCATCTGCAAGTTTTGTGACAAGATACTTGTCGAGGGCTATGCAAGAAGCCATGTTCAAATTAAATCTAACAAGTGTAAGTTACGATTACTCGCATCTGTATCTTTTTACTTTTGAAGGAAAGGACTTTTTTATATGGACGCTAAGTTTTAGTCGCAAGTGA
- a CDS encoding M48 family metallopeptidase encodes MKKQNSEVVVYTIDGFEFKIEKSKRCLKKVSLRIDVDGRVVLTFPWRVSEKDALRFVKDNLQKIKPSVQRLSEQRMSIGNDTLLYFGVPRKIVVDNSVLVPFSYDTDHFVLNPKYADDVNILARRWLIKKAEDYLPKRLTELAQKLGVRYKKVQVKDVKSRWGSCSSKGTISLNWRLIMAPSEVIDYVLIHELAHIVHPNHSKYFWKYVATFCPDYKLHKSWLRKNGQHLFNWSVKLAGVKDS; translated from the coding sequence TTGAAGAAGCAAAATTCTGAGGTTGTAGTTTATACAATCGATGGTTTTGAATTTAAAATCGAAAAGAGCAAACGATGTTTGAAGAAAGTCTCTCTGAGGATTGATGTAGATGGGCGTGTCGTTTTGACATTTCCTTGGAGAGTTAGCGAAAAAGATGCGCTCCGATTTGTGAAAGATAATCTGCAAAAAATTAAGCCATCGGTTCAAAGGTTAAGCGAGCAACGTATGTCTATTGGCAACGACACTTTACTTTACTTTGGTGTGCCAAGAAAAATCGTCGTTGATAATTCTGTGCTCGTGCCTTTTAGCTACGACACTGACCATTTTGTACTAAACCCAAAGTATGCAGATGATGTGAATATACTTGCTCGGCGGTGGTTGATTAAGAAGGCTGAGGATTACTTACCAAAAAGGCTGACGGAACTTGCACAAAAACTTGGTGTGAGATACAAGAAGGTCCAGGTTAAGGATGTAAAATCGCGTTGGGGGAGTTGCTCTTCAAAAGGGACTATCTCGTTGAATTGGAGGTTGATAATGGCACCTTCTGAAGTGATAGACTATGTGTTAATCCATGAACTTGCACATATTGTCCATCCGAACCACAGTAAGTATTTTTGGAAGTATGTTGCAACGTTTTGCCCGGATTACAAGTTGCACAAAAGTTGGTTAAGGAAAAATGGGCAACACCTATTTAATTGGAGTGTTAAACTTGCAGGTGTGAAAGATTCTTGA
- the obgE gene encoding GTPase ObgE, whose protein sequence is MEKVGFVDVVDFYVKAGNGGNGAATFRREKYVPFGGPDGGDGGDGGYVFLVADPTISTLYPLTEKRKYFAENGENGRRKKMHGRNGKDLILRVPVGTIVRDYDTGEIIADLDEPGKYCCVARGGKGGRGNTHFKSSTNQAPKLAEKGAPGEERHILLELKLLADAGLVGYPNVGKSSIISRISNSKPKIANYHFTTLVPNLGVVVVEKPENSFVIADIPGLIKGASQGKGLGNVFLRHVERCNLIVHVVDIAGSEGRDPVQDYYDIRAELEFFSPELASKEEIVVGNKVDLLTQEELQANIERFKKETGKDVLPISAVTGYNLDALKYAIWERIKESRKLLAEKIDIDKIEFVKPEPVKILLPEKVDITITKNDKGEFEVHSEYISTYLEKYKKEAKYMLEDILEILEKNGLDEKLRKAGAKDGDTVWIEGVEFTYKE, encoded by the coding sequence ATGGAAAAGGTTGGATTTGTTGATGTTGTCGATTTTTATGTAAAAGCCGGTAATGGCGGTAATGGTGCTGCTACGTTTAGACGAGAAAAATATGTCCCGTTCGGTGGTCCGGACGGCGGAGATGGTGGAGATGGTGGGTATGTCTTTTTGGTTGCAGACCCAACTATCTCCACACTCTATCCGTTGACCGAAAAGAGAAAGTATTTCGCTGAGAACGGAGAAAATGGTCGCAGAAAGAAGATGCATGGTAGGAATGGAAAAGATTTAATTTTGAGGGTCCCTGTTGGCACTATCGTGCGTGACTATGATACGGGTGAGATTATTGCAGACCTTGATGAGCCTGGCAAATATTGCTGTGTTGCACGCGGTGGAAAAGGAGGAAGAGGTAATACACATTTTAAATCCTCGACAAACCAAGCACCAAAGCTTGCTGAAAAAGGTGCACCTGGCGAGGAGAGACACATATTGTTGGAACTAAAATTACTTGCGGATGCGGGGTTGGTTGGTTATCCAAATGTTGGTAAGAGCTCGATAATCTCGCGTATCAGTAATTCCAAACCAAAGATAGCAAATTATCACTTCACAACGCTTGTTCCGAACCTCGGAGTCGTTGTCGTTGAAAAGCCAGAAAATTCGTTTGTGATAGCCGATATCCCGGGACTTATCAAAGGGGCAAGTCAAGGGAAAGGGCTTGGAAATGTTTTTCTAAGGCATGTGGAGCGTTGTAATTTGATTGTGCACGTTGTAGATATCGCTGGTAGTGAAGGAAGAGACCCTGTCCAGGATTATTACGACATACGCGCGGAACTGGAATTCTTCAGCCCAGAGCTTGCAAGCAAAGAAGAAATTGTTGTCGGGAATAAGGTGGATTTACTTACACAAGAAGAATTGCAGGCTAACATCGAAAGGTTCAAAAAAGAAACAGGAAAAGATGTCTTGCCCATATCTGCGGTGACAGGTTACAACCTCGATGCATTGAAATACGCTATCTGGGAGCGTATAAAGGAAAGTAGAAAGTTGCTCGCGGAGAAGATTGATATTGACAAAATCGAGTTTGTAAAGCCAGAGCCTGTGAAGATTCTGTTGCCTGAGAAGGTCGATATAACTATAACTAAGAACGATAAAGGTGAATTCGAGGTGCATAGTGAGTACATCTCGACGTATTTAGAGAAATACAAGAAGGAAGCAAAATACATGCTTGAGGATATTCTTGAAATCCTTGAAAAGAACGGCCTTGATGAAAAATTGAGGAAGGCTGGTGCGAAGGATGGAGATACTGTATGGATTGAAGGAGTTGAATTCACTTACAAAGAATGA
- the nadD gene encoding nicotinate (nicotinamide) nucleotide adenylyltransferase gives MEILYGLKELNSLTKNDTAVVFGSSFNPPHVGHVVILNYALNYFDADFYIVPTNVPPHKKLAVPFEKRFDWAVKTYKVFSDTNKAIFITDMERHIEGVNYAIHNVEYFLKYYKKVILLVGEDALGNIERWYRYDELLNKSTLAVYPRTRDGSLYKRGREVLGKLYNRVLELNFPIVEVSSSEIRRFVREGKTITGLVPKEIEDEVIGTYKYVEEGERW, from the coding sequence ATGGAGATACTGTATGGATTGAAGGAGTTGAATTCACTTACAAAGAATGATACTGCAGTTGTCTTTGGTAGTTCGTTCAATCCACCACACGTTGGGCACGTTGTGATTTTGAATTACGCACTGAATTATTTCGATGCGGATTTTTACATTGTCCCAACAAATGTGCCACCTCACAAAAAGCTGGCAGTCCCATTTGAAAAGCGTTTCGATTGGGCAGTGAAAACATACAAAGTTTTCTCAGACACTAATAAAGCAATATTCATCACCGACATGGAAAGGCATATAGAAGGTGTAAACTATGCAATCCACAACGTTGAGTATTTTCTAAAATACTACAAGAAAGTGATACTTCTTGTTGGAGAAGATGCGCTTGGAAATATCGAAAGATGGTATAGATACGACGAATTGCTCAATAAATCAACACTTGCGGTTTATCCAAGAACACGTGATGGGAGCCTTTACAAACGTGGACGTGAGGTGCTTGGGAAACTCTACAATAGGGTGCTGGAATTGAACTTCCCGATTGTTGAGGTTTCCTCTTCGGAGATTAGAAGGTTTGTCCGGGAAGGAAAGACGATAACGGGTTTGGTACCAAAAGAGATAGAGGATGAAGTTATAGGGACTTACAAGTATGTTGAAGAAGGGGAAAGATGGTAG